In a genomic window of Pseudomonas putida:
- a CDS encoding aldo/keto reductase, with the protein MQHIVNAQGLNMAKLGLGTWPMLGEECTRAVEQALALGYRHIDTAAAYNNEDAVGQALANSPTPRDQIHVTTKVWWDQLQPDAMRHSMDRSLKALRSDYVDLFMIHWPTTDWDLPRTLDTLVSFKEQGLARNIGVANFPLPLLRKVVEEFGIPLSAIQVEYHVLLGQNALLDYARRHDMALTAYTPLARNKVSEVPVIQQIAAKHGVLPAQVALKWLLDQANVAAIPKASSEANQLANLAALDVQLDDEDRRLIAGISKRERQVSPDFAPVWDAFDE; encoded by the coding sequence ATGCAGCACATCGTTAATGCACAGGGATTGAACATGGCAAAACTCGGCCTCGGCACCTGGCCGATGCTGGGCGAGGAATGCACCCGCGCGGTGGAGCAGGCCCTGGCACTGGGTTATCGACACATCGATACGGCAGCGGCCTACAACAACGAGGACGCGGTCGGTCAGGCGCTGGCGAACAGTCCGACACCAAGGGACCAGATCCATGTGACGACCAAGGTCTGGTGGGACCAGTTGCAACCCGATGCCATGCGCCACTCCATGGATCGCAGCCTCAAGGCATTGCGCAGCGATTACGTCGACCTGTTCATGATCCATTGGCCGACCACCGATTGGGATCTGCCGCGCACGCTGGACACCCTGGTGTCGTTCAAGGAACAGGGTCTTGCGCGTAACATCGGCGTGGCGAATTTTCCGCTGCCGCTGTTGCGCAAAGTCGTCGAGGAATTCGGCATTCCCCTGTCAGCGATCCAGGTCGAGTACCACGTACTGCTCGGACAAAACGCCCTGCTGGACTACGCCCGCCGACACGACATGGCCCTGACGGCCTACACGCCACTGGCACGCAACAAGGTGTCCGAGGTGCCGGTCATTCAACAGATCGCCGCCAAACACGGCGTGCTGCCGGCACAGGTCGCGCTCAAATGGCTGCTGGATCAGGCGAATGTGGCTGCCATTCCCAAGGCGAGCAGTGAGGCCAATCAATTGGCCAATCTCGCGGCGCTCGATGTGCAACTCGATGATGAGGATCGGCGCTTGATCGCAGGAATCTCCAAGCGCGAACGCCAGGTCAGTCCTGATTTCGCGCCCGTGTGGGACGCGTTCGACGAGTAA
- the ypfJ gene encoding KPN_02809 family neutral zinc metallopeptidase — translation MLWNKARRSKNVNDRRKGKDARTLTGKTFGARLAALALAGAGLYSTLSDMPLVPLEMLAPPASEDLQLKFVQSVLGETEDTWKMLFRRLGHVYAPPTLTLFENTVKSGCGFAGSVSGPFFCPANKQVYLDLEFFARMEQQYAVVGDFARAYIIAHEIGHHVQLELGLSELLEQALQDNKPVTGDGGLEVRGELQADCLAGVWAHHAQQRLDWLEPGDIEAALHAATTFGDDNLQRLRNGSVKPGTFAHGTSEQRVSWFKTGFETGRTDACDTFAATDL, via the coding sequence ATGCTATGGAACAAAGCCAGACGCAGTAAAAACGTCAATGACAGACGCAAGGGCAAGGATGCCCGCACACTCACAGGGAAAACCTTCGGCGCCAGACTGGCTGCGCTTGCTCTGGCAGGTGCAGGACTTTACTCGACACTGAGTGACATGCCACTCGTCCCCCTCGAAATGCTTGCCCCACCGGCTTCCGAAGATCTGCAACTGAAGTTCGTCCAATCCGTATTGGGTGAGACCGAAGACACCTGGAAGATGCTGTTTCGCCGATTGGGACATGTCTATGCCCCGCCCACACTGACCCTGTTTGAAAACACCGTGAAGTCAGGATGTGGCTTCGCCGGATCCGTCAGCGGACCTTTCTTTTGCCCGGCCAACAAACAGGTTTATCTCGACCTGGAGTTCTTCGCGAGGATGGAGCAGCAGTACGCCGTGGTGGGCGACTTCGCGCGGGCGTACATCATCGCGCATGAGATCGGACATCACGTGCAGCTGGAACTGGGCCTTTCCGAGCTGCTCGAACAAGCCTTGCAGGACAACAAGCCCGTCACCGGTGATGGCGGACTGGAAGTGCGTGGGGAGTTGCAAGCCGATTGCCTGGCCGGCGTCTGGGCGCACCATGCGCAGCAACGCCTGGACTGGCTGGAACCGGGCGATATCGAAGCCGCACTGCATGCCGCCACCACCTTTGGTGACGACAACCTGCAACGTCTGCGAAACGGTTCCGTCAAGCCAGGGACCTTCGCCCACGGCACCTCGGAGCAACGCGTCAGCTGGTTCAAAACCGGTTTTGAGACTGGCCGAACGGATGCATGCGACACCTTCGCCGCCACCGACCTGTAG